A stretch of the Macaca mulatta isolate MMU2019108-1 chromosome 14, T2T-MMU8v2.0, whole genome shotgun sequence genome encodes the following:
- the CRYAB gene encoding alpha-crystallin B chain: protein MDIAIHHPWIRRPFFPFHSPSRLFDQFFGEHLLESDLFPTSTSLSPFYLRPPSFLRAPSWFDTGLSEMRLEKDRFSVNLDVKHFSPEELKVKVLGDVIEVHGKHEERQDEHGFISREFHRKYRVPADVDPLTITSSLSSDGVLTVNGPRKQVSGPERTIPITREEKPAVTAAPKK, encoded by the exons ATGGACATCGCCATCCACCACCCCTGGATCCGCcgccccttctttcctttccactCCCCCAGCCGCCTCTTTGACCAGTTCTTCGGAGAGCACCTGTTGGAGTCTGATCTTTTCCCGACGTCTACTTCCCTGAGCCCCTTCTACCTTCGGCCACCCTCCTTCCTGCGGGCACCCAGCTGGTTTGACACTGGACTCTCAGAG ATGCGCCTGGAGAAGGACAGGTTCTCTGTCAACCTGGATGTGAAGCACTTCTCCCCAGAGGAACTCAAAGTTAAGGTGTTGGGAGATGTGATTGAGGTGCATGGCAAACATGAAGAGCGCCAG GATGAACATGGTTTCATCTCCAGGGAGTTCCACAGGAAATACCGGGTCCCAGCTGATGTGGACCCTCTCACCATTACTTCATCCCTGTCATCTGATGGGGTCCTCACTGTGAATGGACCAAGGAAACAGGTCTCTGGCCCTGAGCGCACCATTCCCATCACCCGTGAAGAGAAGCCTGCTGTCACCGCAGCCCCCAAGAAATAG
- the CRYAB gene encoding alpha-crystallin B chain isoform X1, which translates to MRLEKDRFSVNLDVKHFSPEELKVKVLGDVIEVHGKHEERQDEHGFISREFHRKYRVPADVDPLTITSSLSSDGVLTVNGPRKQVSGPERTIPITREEKPAVTAAPKK; encoded by the exons ATGCGCCTGGAGAAGGACAGGTTCTCTGTCAACCTGGATGTGAAGCACTTCTCCCCAGAGGAACTCAAAGTTAAGGTGTTGGGAGATGTGATTGAGGTGCATGGCAAACATGAAGAGCGCCAG GATGAACATGGTTTCATCTCCAGGGAGTTCCACAGGAAATACCGGGTCCCAGCTGATGTGGACCCTCTCACCATTACTTCATCCCTGTCATCTGATGGGGTCCTCACTGTGAATGGACCAAGGAAACAGGTCTCTGGCCCTGAGCGCACCATTCCCATCACCCGTGAAGAGAAGCCTGCTGTCACCGCAGCCCCCAAGAAATAG
- the HSPB2 gene encoding heat shock protein beta-2, with the protein MSGRSVPHAHPATAEYEFANPSRLGEQRFGEGLLPEEILTPTLYHGYYVRPRAAPAGEGSRAGASELRLSEGKFQAFLDVSHFTPDEVTVRTVDNLLEVSARHPQRLDRHGFVSREFCRTYVLPADVDPWRVRAALSHDGILNLEAPRGGRHLDTEVNEVYISLLPAPPDPEEEEEAAIVEP; encoded by the exons ATGTCGGGCCGCTCAGTGCCACATGCCCACCCAGCCACCGCTGAGTACGAATTTGCCAACCCGAGCCGCCTGGGTGAGCAGCGCTTCGGAGAAG GCCTCCTTCCAGAAGAGATCCTGACCCCCACACTCTACCATGGCTACTATGTCCGGCCTCGGGCCGCCCCAGCTGGGGAGGGCAGCAGGGCAGGGGCCTCCGAGCTTAGGCTCAGTGAGGGCAAGTTCCAGGCATTTCTGGATGTGAGCCACTTTACCCCAGACGAGGTGACTGTGAGGACTGTGGATAACCTGCTGGAGGTGTCTGCCCGGCACCCCCAGCGCCTGGACCGCCACGGCTTCGTGTCCCGAGAGTTCTGCCGCACCTATGTCCTGCCTGCTGATGTCGACCCCTGGCGGGTCCGAGCTGCTCTCTCCCATGATGGCATCTTAAACCTGGAAGCGCCTCGGGGTGGCCGACATTTGGACACAGAGGTCAATGAGGTCTACATCTCCCTGCTCCCTGCGCCTCCTGAtccagaggaagaggaggaggcagccaTAGTTGAGCCCTGA